Within Catharus ustulatus isolate bCatUst1 chromosome 5, bCatUst1.pri.v2, whole genome shotgun sequence, the genomic segment aaaattcagGCAGGCTAATGTGCAGAGCTAGTTCATTGCATGGCCTCATAAATCCAGAAGCAGCAACCACTTCTTGGTGAGGAACTATGGCCTTACTGTCATTACAGGCATGGCtcagttttttaaaactaaaaagagTGATTAAGCCTAACTGCAGTTCTAGTTGCTTTTCTTTGAGGCTGTCATTAACTTTGTCTTTTGGAAGAGAAGGTAGGTGGTTATTTCCAGTCAGCTAGCTCAGTGTATTTTGTGCAGATGCTGTCCATGGGAGCAGTCTGAAGAGGAgagtgggaaaaggaaaatgtgcagTTTAAATTCGTTTCAGCAGGACTGAATATGAAACTGTAGACTTGCCACTGCAATTGTTGGAGTAGAAGAAATCACTTTTTTACAAGTTCAATCCATTTGGCAATTGCTGGTGCTGAACAGAAAACTCTTAATTCAGATGAATGTCAGAAATTACCCATATAAATAGGGGACCATGCTGTTCTGATCAACAGTATTTTCACACACTGTTATTCCCATTCACTGCTCTTCTTATCTTCCTGTAGGTATTGCCAAAACTGGTTTATATTCCCCATAACTGCAGCCTTACAGTACCAGAAAGGAGCCTAATGAAAATgatggagagagactatttGCACTCTACTCTGTGTGAACATTCTGCTGCAAGGACAGGTCCTGGGTTTAgtctccttttttgttttaaaaattattgtataATTGCCACAaaattccttcttcttttctgtgaattttgaaTTCATTGCTCTGCTGTCCAGCCAGTGAGTACCACAAAAACATCAGGTAGCTTCAAGGAATTGTACCCTTCTCTGTCAGGACtgtgtgaatttttaaaacatctaaaGCAGTCCATGCACGTGATCTCAGCTGAAAATGTCAGTGCTTCTTGCCACATGCCATGGCGGGGACTATCTTGCAGTTGTGCCTCAGGAGATACATGATGATCTCGtgaataattttaaaggatGGATGAATTTCTACTTGTGAAAGTAGAATGGtagtgaaaagagaaattttatgGGAACACTAAAGCCAGAGCAGCTTCAGacctatttttcttctgtgtgacTTCCATTCTCAGCTTCAACGGAATTTTATTGTACCCAGACTGTGTCAAAAAgaacttggttttgttttatttctattccaATTTTGTACAAAGTCAGATTAATTGTGAAAGTAGCTAAAATCTTACTTGGTTTTCCAAGCTATGCTTCTctggttttcttattttttgatAGTATTATGATAGTATTATTGAATGTAATCTTACCTGTAAGATATCAGCATTGCTTATATATACTGACTAGTCAATTCAATACATGCTTTGAGCCAACTATTCAATGGTCATACTGTTGTTCTAAATATCTTGTTTTGATTTCACAGGTGCCTGCAGAAATATCACCAATAGCCAGTGCCAAATGCTGCCATATAACTACACCACTGTAACTTCAGTTCTTTCCATTgtcaaaaatattgaaatggaGAAGTTCCTGAAGTTCTTCAGTTACCTCAATCGTCTCAACTGCTATCAACACATCATGCTGTTTGGCTGTAGTCTTGCTCTTCTGAATGCATCAGTGACGGTGATGACAGGTATTTGGGAATGAAATCCATCAGTGACTAGAGCCACTTGTGGTAAAATACTCCCTGTCTAATCAGACAAGGGACGATCCAAACAGCCTATGACCCTCATTGCAAAATTCCTTTCTGTCAAAGCTATTGTCAACATTTCTGCCATGATAAGCCAACTATAACTGAGCTCTTTAGAAAAATGTTGCCACTGTTTAAACTATAACTGTGACATTAGGGTAGTTGAGcttattttcctgaagaaaaccGGTCCAGAGTTTCTTCTGCCGAATTTCTCCAATCTGGCTATGCCAAAATGGAATGTTTGTAGCAACAATAATGCCTTGGATATGTATAGTATTGTCATAAATTAGGGTCATTGTTAGTTAAACTCAAATTATTTAGTAATTTCCTTTAGCAAGttagtattttaaatttgttttttggtATTAAATTAGCAGGATACTGTTCCAAGGAGACATAAACTATTCTGGAATCTTAAGAAGcatatattttttctgcatGTACATAATTACACAGCATTAGTATAAATGTGCATGCACTTTTAAATTGAGTTTGATTTGAAAAAGGATCAGTGAGTTTAAGCAGAGCTAAAATCAAAACATGacacaaaaaggggaaaaggaaacagcTAACAGTGGAATGAGACTGACCTTTAGACTGACTGAGTGGTATTAAAACAAATGCACCTGTATACATAATCTTTGTTAGCCTACCAAAAGCTGTTTTCAATTGACTCTGTTTTAATTGAGTGCATTATTAGTTATAGCGCCTGTGCTCCTTATTCAGCATTACAATTGTTCTACTTACAGAATTTGATAACAAATAGCCTCTATACTAACTGTTTTCGCTAAAAATTATTGAACCAAATTAGAAAAGTGGGCTTAGGTCGTACATTGATGCATTTGAATGTTCAACAACACAGCAGGCCATTTCTCTGTTTACTTCACTTATTCTGCTTTGTTTGGAATTTGACTTTCAACAAACATGTTGAGAGTGAGTTGTGTGTATCAAAACTGCAAAGCTCTTAAATCATTAAAATGGTGAAAGCATAAATTTTGTACacatcttttccatttctttcttgaAGATGTGTTTCGCTGTACTGGATTTTGACGTCCTATTTATGTCTTGGAGGTCACAGTGGTTCCTCTatttgtattttacatttttcttttttagtggAAAATATTCTTGCCCCTCCAGACTGATGGGGAAGAAAGTCCAATGTGAGACTACAAATGATGTAAGATTACGTTAGAATCTGACTTCAGTTTTGGTAATCATGTCCCCTGAGTGTGCCATGGATGTCGCTGAAAATGCAGTGACTGCAGTCAGAGTGGCAGCCACGGGAAGACCAATAAGAGTGGATTGACAGTGTGCTGGTTAGTTAAGTCTAGTTTGCTAAACCTCAGTTGTCCTAATTTAACTTCTGGTTTCTTTAAACAAGAATAcgttgtggttttttttgttttggtttttttttttttttttctgtaggcaGCTAAGTGATTTTTGTGGTACTGACCTTTTTGTAGCATCTAGTTATTGCAGGCAAACACTTATATTTCATAgccaagaaaaaattattttaagggcATCAGATCTGCAAAAAGTAGTTATTAACNNNNNNNNNNNNNTGATTAAACATACTCCTTtgttataaatattttggtGTGATGGTGTCTAAGAATTTTATTGCAATAGCACTTAGAGGTCGAGGTGAGGGTTACTGTCTTGAATTTGCAACTCTGTCATTTCATTTAGGACATGACTGTTGGGCTTTGACACAATTAATGAAAATGCACCTGATTACTACGGAAGAGTAAGCCGGAAGTAATAGTTCTAGCCATGGCTTGTTCTAGCCAGCATAAGGTGACTTGCAGATGAGACTAGATGGAATTACCGTGTATGATTCTCTTGTGTAGGGAGCCAGACCCTCCTATGGCACAATGTTCATGCAGTGGCAAATTGGTTTTGCAAAATCTGTGGTCACTTGTGAGGCAACTTGGCCATTAGACTCCATGTTCTGGGTGGTAGCCTGACCTTGGTAGCATGCAAGGTTTCGACAAGCTTCTCCctcatattttcaaaatgaggcaaaataattttttaatttcagggaaaaatatttgctgatcAGTTGTGCCTGAAAAAAACTAAATTCCTTCTTTGATAAGGTGACCAATTTATATATCTTTTCCTCCAGATAAAATGAATAGATGAGATCTGCTGCATAAGGCCTACAGCAGAGTGAGTCAATGCTAGTGAATATCTAGTTCAGATACAGGAGAGGGTTAATACCAGTGTGAAGGTGGCTAAAGGAAACAACTGTATTTGATTATCTTTTGAACAAAACCACCCAACTCCCTCCCCAAAACAACAtcaaaactaaagaaaaagtTGGAGCAAAAGATATTAACAATAAGGAAGATTTCCCAAGGACTGAACTGACACTTAACTTTGCATTGTTTTCAGTAATGACCTTGGCAGGCAAAACTTTGTAATTTTCTGATGAAAAGTTGTGGGGTGTTGTCAGTGTATGAGAATTGAGGAAGTTCATCTGTAGAACACATGTATCGGGGTCATGttattaaatacagaaaaaagccaaaacaataAGACCATACATGTGAATCTTATAATAAGCTCCCAGGAAAAAGCAGATATTCTTATTTTCACAGCATGATCAGCTGgagagaaatacaaagaaagctGAAGATGTTTTGGGGAAGGTACTCTACTAAGAATGAGGTGCAATTAAGGCATTGTACAAAGTCCCTCTTGCTGAGATGTCATTTGAAATACTACATGCAGTTCTGGCTTTGTATTCAAGAAACATTGATTGAATATAGTTGAAATTCAATTAAGGGAATACTGTGATAATAAAGAGCCTTTTAAGAAAAGACAGAAGTACTTCAATATGAGGATAAGAACTGCAGCTTACGCTACCTAGAACAAACCTaggaaactaaaaaaaaagctcttgcATCTTGTAGcgagctcctggagcagcatccTCCCTAGTGAAACAGTAGAATAGGGTCAGAATGGGGGACTGATTTCTTGGTAAGCTTTCATCCAGTCCTGGAAGGGTATATGAGGTACCTGCCTGTGGGAGAATTGTATTTCAGGACTGAACATGGTGACTTAAAGATTCCTTCCAGTCCTGTGTGAAATGTGCTGAAACAGTAACTAAAAAACTGAGCTGAATCCACGAAGTTTTTATAACGACTTGTGACTCTCATGGACATGAAGACACGTATATGTGTTCCATAACTTTAGTTTGAAATATTCATGTTCTGTTTAGGTTTGTGTTTCATTATACTAGCTCAGATGTTGTGCCAGTTCCAATGGACTTCTGAGAACCCAGATTTACTAGTCAAAGTGTACCCACCTGGGTTTGATAATTActtattattttcattcttgtgGATGAAGTGATGTGGTATgttgtatatattttaaatttttaataaatgtgaaaaatgtatCTTAAAATTTTGAGTCTTAGAGCATTTTCCAATTTGTGTTAATCCCTTGATGACAGTGAAGAGGTGAAATTTCACTTTCAGTGAAGAACACTGTCTAATGCTAGTTTAAGTAGATGGGGGCTTTAAAACTCTGTGTAAGTAAATTGCTTAGATGTCTTCTGTGAGATTCCCCCTTTGGTTATTAACAGTATTGGGTTATgtaatagaaaatgaaaaattgttaTTGACTTCTTATGAGCATATGAGCAAGGGATGTTTTTAGCCAAGTTCTTAACAATGAAGAAAATCGGTTTACTTTCCTGACATATTATATCTAATATAATGCTGGGAGCACTGCTACATTCTTATCACTCAGCATACTTAAATTGGTAACTCAATTCTTACACAGTAAATGAATGATAATATTTTCCAGGTTAAAAATTGCCCTGGCAGTAAAAAAGAAGTCTTTATCTTTCAGGTGGCAGAAATGGGATGATCTGCCAAATGCAAAATTTAGGATTTTGTGAAATGATTTTGTACATAATAAGAATTTTGGTGACCTTTATTTGACTTTCGCATAGTTCAGATAATACTTGGAATACAAGATTTCTTCTGTGGTATTTTTGCTTCTgattctttcctcttcctttattACTCTGTCTAATCTACAAGTAGCTACAGTACTTGTAATTTCAGTTTCCAGGGTGTTTTTACCTTATCCATTTGTACTCCCCCAGCATAGAGATAGCTAGGGTGATTTTTGTATATATTACTGTGGAAATGACTGTTCTTGAATCATATGAAAGGAGGAATTGTCTTCTAACTAAGCTGTGTGAATAAAAGAAATCATCCTACAGGAACTGAAAATCAGTAAATAAGAAACAAACATTTCCTcccacaaaaaagaaaaatcaattatttcaCAAGTAGAAAGACTGATTAACTGAATGAGTTTTCTGTTAAAATGCTATGtctgaaataaaactaattCATAGATTCTTGGTTATTTTACAGCGTTTTATTGATGTGGgagttttatttgtattttgttctttACAGTTGCCCTGTGGTCATCGGTGTAAAGAGATTTGCCATTCAGGTAGCTGTCCTCTTAACTGCAACCAGAAGGTTAAACTCCGATGTCTCTGTAAGAGACTGAAAAAGGTAAATTTACCCTTTGCATTTTTGAAGGATCTGTATTCTTTGCATGTTCCTGGGCTTGGATGGATGGATTATGTGGATGCTGCAGATTGGAACAGGGCCAGTTCCTATAGCAGAGCTGTAACAATTCCCATGAGCTGAAGATCTGGCTGCTATATCCGAAGATTAACTGGAGAATATAAAATCTTGTTAATTGTAAAATATGTTAGCTACCTGACTTGCAATAGCTTTATCTTCATGCACACTTAAATTTTTGGagttttgtaagaaaaatattcagatgaCCTGAAATAATTGGAGaatcaaaattacatttttatgatGATACTGGGAAAATTTACAAAAGTTGGAATTAGCACAGATGTTGTGAAACCTGGATAATGTAATTAATTCAGACTCCCTGCAAACCTAAAAGCAAGTACGGGCATCAGCATCTTTAACTTCTAACACAGATAAGGACGATGCAATATAACAAGTTTACTATAGCTGTGCAGCAATATGTGTGGAGCAACAGAAATTTGTATGAAGTCTTGACAAACAATACtgtcttaatgaaaaaaaaccccatgatcTGTCTTAATTAAAAGGGgtttaaattgcttttctggaaCCAGTTAATGTCTGATCCTTCCAGCAGTTCCCCGGAATCCTCAGCTTCTCCAAAATAAGTTTTGTGTATCTAAGAAGTCTTTCAGGTGGGATGCTCAGCAGGAGAAAAGATGGCATATGTAGAACAAGTGCTTAAAATTGATCAACCTCTGCTTACAGATAAccaatttgttttctttttttaatttcttcaataCTAGAAGAAGGGGAGAAAGTATGATTAAGAATTACTTTATTTCTATTCCCCCACCAGACTTTGTCCTGTAATCTAAGACTGTAATCTAATTGtaatctaaattaaaataatctgtatGAAATTACTGAGACTCTGAATGCAAACTTTCTGCTAGAAGTTCAGAAGGTTATCTTACTTGTCTAAGGCAAAAAAATGagtaaagaggagaaaaattaaacaggACTATTGatttattcttcctttcagCTTAGCGTAttagaaagaaggaaaaaaaaggacaatttaATACATAATTACAGGTGGAAATAATGTTCAGTCATaagctttattttatatgtaaaatCAGTGTTTTACTAAATAagaaagttttattattttcataaagAAGATGACAACTGAAATCATATAGGGAAATTATTATAAAAGACATTATGCTTTACAGGAAGTACAGTGCAGCAAGATACAAGAAGGCCAAGTTTCACTGGAATGCGATGCATTGTGCAAGGAAATGAAGCGGAAAGCATATGAGGTAATGTATCCATTGTAGCTATAATTTCTTCTCAGAGCTtcaagaaaagtagaaaaaagaacacattttttcAAGGCAGTACCTGCAGAAATGCAATGTAAGTGGATGTGCTGTTGAATAGGAGCTATTTTTTCAGACTTGAATTTACAAATGATGTTAATTGACtcaaatgctattttaaaacaatattatttttccttttttaaatggGTTGGAACTGATTCTTCCCTCTTTCACTGAGAACAAGGGATGATCAGTGATGATAAAATAGTCATTAGTGATGTAAGACTAGAGTCAGATTGCTTCACAGGGCATTGTAAGGTCTGTCTTTCAATGAAGGTTTTGCAGCTATCAGTTGCTCCACTTGTCCAGTGTGGAGTATAATCCTACCACATGGTACTAGTTATCCTATACTGGAAGAATTGAGACTTTCCAGCAACTGCAGAGTACCACTTAGGCTGCTGTTATGGTGACTTCTCCCTAGCTCAGCTGTCTTATGAAGTAAAGAATTTGCTGTGTGCTGTCACACAGAGAGGCAGGATATGATCCTTGCTGTTACACACCTTTAATAAAAACATACACAGAAAGGATTGACTCATAAGTGTATTGGATTTTTTATCAGGTAAGTATTAAATGTGGTAAATTTACAACCCAGGAACTCAGTTGGTAAAACTGACAGATCAACTTCTCAGATTCTCAGGATTGATTGACAAGTTGTAACAAGCACCACACTGACCAAATCCTGCAACTTTGCAAGCAGGTTGAATGCTAAAACTCTTGGGATATGCCTTTAGGGAATCCAAGCCATTACAAAGAGTTCCAGTAAGAATGTGAAGATAAGTTcattgtacagtaatttcaagattataagccgcacttccaggtgtcagcaattttcgttctttgtccatatataagccgcacctgattacaagcccacgttacaatacagagtgtgataaaaggtatctattctatcaccatctgtgagggtgggggcagtgatccttatctctgcagcaggtactctgctaatgggccatccattgaaaccaggcggggcattgttctttatcttttcacaacttgtccttcctccagcgagtcattttctgctaatggcccactgagtcccactgtgtgaatgataaaattacttcatcccattgggagatgctccagccagggggaagagcccaacatttcttaacaaaatgaaaacagaggttttgggacactaaggtagcccctttctccactggactccagaggaaaactggatttctccacatcaccactggatctttagagggaaactgcaccttctacaggagcactgcttcaactgaatcacatctgtcactgcaggagcgctgcaaccaccatttaatcaaactgctaccaacaccctgcctgacgggtgtcaggttgtactctgactttgtcaaggtttggagtttgtttctttgtagtactgtatttctattttaatttccctagaaaagaactgttattcctaattcccatatttttgcctgaaagcccct encodes:
- the LOC116996842 gene encoding NF-X1-type zinc finger protein NFXL1-like, whose amino-acid sequence is MSEIKLIHRFLVILQRFIDVGVLFVFCSLQLPCGHRCKEICHSGSCPLNCNQKVKLRCLCKRLKKEVQCSKIQEGQVSLECDALCKEMKRKAYEIKEAEAKAALEEEKRRQQAELEAFENRLKGRRKNKRRKDEVEVEQSSWQKYKNLIMLPVFGVAVVMVAWLMVYND